The genomic segment AGCTTGCGTACCCCTCTCTAGAGCTGGGATAGTCACCGATAGCGATAAAGGACAGTCGCCGTGTAATAGCTTTTCACGTAACTGAGCGCATCCTCTGTTACTGGATGTTTCATAATATTTTCTTTTCTTTCCCTGGCGCTGGACGTTTCATAGTTTTGGACGTTTTGTGACGTTCAAGTAAAGACTTGATCCTCTTTTCCCTTTATTCCCTCAGCCTGCGGCCCGCGATTTTGAGCTTTTCTGTAGCCCTGAACATTTGGGTATCCACCATTAAAACGTGTATTCGATACCGCCAGAGGGGATAAAGTCTGCCCGTAAGCCGTCGTCGTTCAAGGGGATGACCGCGCCGAAGAACGCCGAGCCCGACGTCCCCAGGGCGTACCTCAGGCCAAACGAAAAATTGACGACGTCATTGCGCCGGATCTTGGCAGGGAAAAACGGAAACATAATGGGAGGAGTGCTGAAGTCCAGAAAACATGGCCGTGCAGCCGTGCACGTCTTCACCGGCCGATCAAGGAGGCGTCCTGGATAGATCCCATTGCTAGGCACGCGCACGGGAAATCTACCAAACTCACTGCGCCCAATAACATCTACCATGAGCCCCACCTTCGTCCCGACCAACAGTGTCGCCCCGACCGTATAGAGGAAACTACTGCGGTCTATGTCATCCGTGTTAAAATCCACGCCGAGGTTCACATGCGGTTCTACCCGCTCCCCGATCACCTGTGAGAGATATACAAAAGTGCTCAGGTGTGTCTCGTTGGTGCCGTGCAGGTTTCGTACCTTACCGCTAGGTAGTTGCAGGTTGAGCCCCACGGCTGCCCCTCCAGCCTCGGTGCGCCAGAGGTGATACTTGGTGCGCAGCACAATATCGCCCACGCCTGTCGCGCTGCCCGCCGCTCGGGCCAAGGATGAGGCAGAACGCCGTGATTTCAGAAAGGGCAGTTGACGGGATTGTGTGAGCTCTTTTCCCTCCCGATCGGCAAAGCCAAGATTACCGATTTGGTCCCCAGACAGCCGCGCAAAGAGAAACCCTGCCTGGGTAAAGTCCAGATCCGCCACCGGCACATCCTCGTTCCTCACTCGTAAGGACGTATTGACAATGGGAACGGAAAGACTCACGTCCCACCATTCGGTGAGCCCATAGCGCAGGGTGGGCACAATCACATGCGCCTTCAGGTCAATCCGCGTGCGAATCCTGGAAGCGGTTACCGGGGCGAGAAACACCGGTTCACCGGTAGTGAGCTGTCCGAGTGGGACCCCCTCTGAATAGAGGATTTGGGACAGAAGCGCCGGGCTGCGAATGTTATCCAGGCTCGAACCATTGAGATCGCTGAAATCAAGGAACGAGTACCCGACGCTAAAATTAAACTGTCCCTCACCTAGAGTGAGCGCCCGCTCACTAAAAAGCGGACCGGGTACACCGGTCGAGCGTTCGAAAACATTGAGGGTCGGGTTGTAGCGGTAGGTAAAAGCCGGAGCGACGGAGGCGAGGGGAAACTCCCGGACTACTGTCTCAGCAACCGCAGTTGCGACGGCTGGGGCA from the Deltaproteobacteria bacterium genome contains:
- a CDS encoding transporter, with product MGMGTYWRASMLFLTFAAFLSGTWSQTEARNLTDVLIGGFSFNAAGQDTTAAARAIAPAVATAVAETVVREFPLASVAPAFTYRYNPTLNVFERSTGVPGPLFSERALTLGEGQFNFSVGYSFLDFSDLNGSSLDNIRSPALLSQILYSEGVPLGQLTTGEPVFLAPVTASRIRTRIDLKAHVIVPTLRYGLTEWWDVSLSVPIVNTSLRVRNEDVPVADLDFTQAGFLFARLSGDQIGNLGFADREGKELTQSRQLPFLKSRRSASSLARAAGSATGVGDIVLRTKYHLWRTEAGGAAVGLNLQLPSGKVRNLHGTNETHLSTFVYLSQVIGERVEPHVNLGVDFNTDDIDRSSFLYTVGATLLVGTKVGLMVDVIGRSEFGRFPVRVPSNGIYPGRLLDRPVKTCTAARPCFLDFSTPPIMFPFFPAKIRRNDVVNFSFGLRYALGTSGSAFFGAVIPLNDDGLRADFIPSGGIEYTF